One genomic window of Tribolium castaneum strain GA2 chromosome 10, icTriCast1.1, whole genome shotgun sequence includes the following:
- the LOC659434 gene encoding fibroblast growth factor receptor homolog 1 isoform X1, protein MILNIWYLFAFATCTKALISNPHTSSNQTEDNAPYFTKRNLPVLVSGRQGQSSILKCGAKGTPKPQISWYKGTNLITQSNKKYHLIHQNLKILNLQSEDNGLYKCLVCNEVSCIHHNYNLVVEPFYAKSFANNDLEEKTTSDSFRTQKVKLHFRRPNKMPKTLSVRINRRVILNCRTFGTPSPTISWYKNGEALAKSRRKIVQSRWSMLVKNFNRGDSGNYTCVACNSMDCINHTFTLSTKELCGSNAIYSKKSAVVSGSNVTLACRAGAAWVRTYPNGTNQVIKNNTRCLNIDNISQEDEGWYRCQRVSWYLTVIDSEEEENTVPASSLRKKRETEKKAPYWVNPKKMSKMQVKPAGNMVNLKCKAGGNPTPNITWYKDDKPPNRQLGDIRYQHWSLTLEDLVTGDTGDYTCVVCNELGCINFTYRVDVIERFPSKPYIKDGYPQNLTVLVNTNATFECPQMIADLEPFIQWVRYNESENYENFTNYNKSVLKKSGDTDSPEVYEIKNVTYQDEGWYVCIAANSLGQTASKGYLKVVDSLEVEPKNNYIVYTALIIFFTIIAFGTLVLLFFRKLKIEKQKKMIDIETVRAAVVTQWTKKVIIEKIQNTNEDVSEPLLMPVVKIEKQKSQNNNSGDGMISEYELPMDSDWEIPRSMLCLGKSLGEGAFGKVVKAEAVGLLKPGASSIVAVKMLKEGHTDNEMMDLVSEMEMMKMIGKHNNIINLLGCCTQGGPLYVVVEYAPYGNLRDFLRQHRPSSGYEPAIGLEEKEKKTLTQKDLVSFAYQVARGMEYLASRRCIHRDLAARNVLVSDDYFLKIADFGLARDIHCNDYYRKTTDGRLPVKWMAPEALFHRVYTTQSDVWSYGILLWEIMTLGGTPYPSVPSVEKLFQLLRNGHRMEKPPCCSLEIYMLMRECWSYKPNERPTFSQLVEDLDRILTITANEEYLDLGLPQLDTPPSSQESSGDEEDFPFDSLTSQCLNNVQLS, encoded by the exons ATGATCCTCAATATTTGGTACCTCTTCGCCTTTGCGACTTGCACCAAGGCACTGATATCAAACC CACACACATCTTCAAATCAAACCGAAGACAATGCGCCATATTTTACAAAACGCAACTTACCTGTTCTAGTATCAGGAAGGCAAGGCCAATCTAGTATACTTAAATGTGGGGCTAAAGGTACCCCAAAACCCCAGATTTCATGGTACAAAGGCACCAACCTCATCACCCAAAGCAATAAAAAGTATCACCTCATTCACCAAAACCTTAAAATCCTAAACCTCCAATCTGAAGACAACGGTTTGTACAAATGTCTTGTTTGTAACGAAGTCAGCTGCATCCATCACAATTACAACCTCGTTGTTG AACCATTTTATGCAAAAAGTTTTGCTAACAATGATCTCGAAGAAAAAACCACTTCCGATTCCTTTCGGACCCAAAAAGTGAAGCTACACTTTCGTAGACCGAATAAAATGCCGAAAACATTATCAGTACGGATCAATAGAcgagtaattttaaattgtagaACGTTTGGAACTCCTAGTCCTACTATATCCTGGTACAAAAATGGCGAAGCATTGGCGAAAAGTCGgagaaaaattgttcaaagtCGGTGGTCAATGCTCGTAAAAAACTTCAATCGAGGAGATTCAGGAAATTATACTTGTGTGGCTTGCAATTCTATGGATTGTATCAATCACACGTTTACTTTATCGACGAAGG aaCTTTGTGGTTCCAATgctatttattcaaaaaaatccgcTGTAGTTTCGGGTTCTAATGTAACTCTAGCCTGCAGAGCGGGGGCGGCTTGGGTAAGGACGTACCCAAATGGCACAAATCAGGTCATCAAA aATAATACCAGGTGCCTCAATATTGACAATATATCTCAGGAAGACGAAGGGTGGTACAGGTGTCAAAGAGTTAGCTGGTATTTAACGGTTATAGATAGTGAAGAGGAGGAGAACACTGTGCCTGCATCCT CTCTTCGGAAAAAACGTGAAACGGAGAAGAAAGCCCCCTATTGGGTGAACCCGaaaaaaatgtccaaaatGCAGGTGAAACCAGCTGGTAACATGGTGAACCTCAAATGCAAAGCTGGGGGTAACCCAACTCCCAACATCACTTGGTACAAAGACGACAAGCCTCCAAACCGCCAGTTGGGCGATATTCGGTACCAACACTGGAGCTTGACTTTGGAGGACCTCGTCACTGGTGACACCGGTGACTACACTTGTGTAGTGTGCAACGAACTGGGTTGTATTAATTTTACGTACAGAGTTGACGTTATCG AACGTTTCCCGTCAAAACCATATATTAAAGATGGTTATCCGCAAAACCTCACAGTTTTGGTAAACACCAACGCGACATTTGAGTGTCCTCAAATGATCGCGGATCTAGAACCGTTTATACAATGGGTGCGATACAACGAATcggaaaattacgaaaatttcactaattATAACAAAAGCGTTTTAAAG AAAAGTGGCGACACTGACAGCCCTGAAGTgtacgaaataaaaaatgtaacttatCAAGACGAGGGCTGGTACGTATGCATTGCAGCTAATAGCTTAGGCCAAACGGCCTCAAAAGGATATCTAAAAGTTGTAGATA GCTTAGAAGTtgaaccaaaaaataattacattgtcTACACTGCTCTGATCATTTTCTTTACAATAATTGCCTTTGGAACCCTGGTCCTACTATTCTTTAGAAAGTTGAAGAT tgaaaagcagaaaaaaatgATTGATATCGAAACAGTTCGTGCAGCTGTTGTAACTCAATGGACTAAGAAagttattattgaaaaaatacaaaacaccAACGAGGATGTCTCCGAACCTTTGTTAATGCCGGTcgttaaaatagaaaaacaaaaaagtcaaaacaACAATTCCGGAGACGGAATGATCTCTGAGTATGAGCTACCAATGGACTCCGACTGGGAAATTCCAAGATCAATGCTTTGTCTCGGGAAAAGTTTAGGCGAGGGAGCTTTTGGTAAAGTAGTCAAAGCTGAAGCTGTAGGTTTGCTCAAACCTGGGGCATCAAGTATAGTCGCGGTAAAAATGTTGAAAG AGGGTCACACTGACAACGAAATGATGGACTTGGTGTCGGAAATGGAAATGATGAAAATGATAGGCAAACAcaacaatattattaatttgctGGGCTGTTGTACCCAGGGTGGGCCCTTATACGTTGTGGTAGAATACGCTCCTTATGGCAACTTGAGGGATTTTCTTCGCCAACACAGACCATCATCTGGTTACGAACCAGCGATCGGACTTGAagaaaaagagaagaaaacCTTGACTCAGAAAGATTTGGTGTCTTTTGCCTATCAGGTGGCACGAGGAATGGAATATTTGGCATCGCGACGA TGTATTCATCGAGATTTAGCTGCGCGGAACGTTTTAGTGAGCGATgactattttttgaaaattgctgACTTTGGCCTGGCCCGGGACATCCACTGTAACGATTATTACAGAAAAACAACCGATGGTCGACTTCCGGTTAAATGGATGGCGCCCGAGGCCCTTTTCCACAGGGTGTACACCACCCAGTCAGACGTTTGGTCGTACGGCATCCTGCTGTGGGAGATAATGACACTTGGAG GTACTCCATATCCGTCTGTCCCGAGTGTCGAAAAACTCTTCCAGCTGTTACGTAATGGGCACCGTATGGAAAAGCCGCCCTGTTGTTCGTTGGAAATTTACATGTTGATGCGCGAATGTTGGAGCTACAAACCGAACGAAAGGCCCACTTTTTCGCAACTGGTGGAGGACCTTGACAGAATTTTGACAATCACAGCGAATGAAGAGTACCTAGATTTGGGGCTCCCCCAATTGGACACTCCTCCATCGAGCCAGGAATCGAGCGGCGACGAGGAGGATTTCCCTTTCGATAGTCTAACTAGTCAGTGTCTCAATAACGTGCAGCTTTCGTGA
- the LOC659434 gene encoding fibroblast growth factor receptor homolog 1 isoform X2: MILNIWYLFAFATCTKALISNPHTSSNQTEDNAPYFTKRNLPVLVSGRQGQSSILKCGAKGTPKPQISWYKGTNLITQSNKKYHLIHQNLKILNLQSEDNGLYKCLVCNEVSCIHHNYNLVVEPFYAKSFANNDLEEKTTSDSFRTQKVKLHFRRPNKMPKTLSVRINRRVILNCRTFGTPSPTISWYKNGEALAKSRRKIVQSRWSMLVKNFNRGDSGNYTCVACNSMDCINHTFTLSTKELCGSNAIYSKKSAVVSGSNVTLACRAGAAWVRTYPNGTNQVIKNNTRCLNIDNISQEDEGWYRCQRVSWYLTVIDSEEEENTVPASSLRKKRETEKKAPYWVNPKKMSKMQVKPAGNMVNLKCKAGGNPTPNITWYKDDKPPNRQLGDIRYQHWSLTLEDLVTGDTGDYTCVVCNELGCINFTYRVDVIERYHNKPVLTHPLENTTAVVGTSINLTCTFLADLNPFIQWTREYPNKSAVVVLQKSGDTDSPEVYEIKNVTYQDEGWYVCIAANSLGQTASKGYLKVVDSLEVEPKNNYIVYTALIIFFTIIAFGTLVLLFFRKLKIEKQKKMIDIETVRAAVVTQWTKKVIIEKIQNTNEDVSEPLLMPVVKIEKQKSQNNNSGDGMISEYELPMDSDWEIPRSMLCLGKSLGEGAFGKVVKAEAVGLLKPGASSIVAVKMLKEGHTDNEMMDLVSEMEMMKMIGKHNNIINLLGCCTQGGPLYVVVEYAPYGNLRDFLRQHRPSSGYEPAIGLEEKEKKTLTQKDLVSFAYQVARGMEYLASRRCIHRDLAARNVLVSDDYFLKIADFGLARDIHCNDYYRKTTDGRLPVKWMAPEALFHRVYTTQSDVWSYGILLWEIMTLGGTPYPSVPSVEKLFQLLRNGHRMEKPPCCSLEIYMLMRECWSYKPNERPTFSQLVEDLDRILTITANEEYLDLGLPQLDTPPSSQESSGDEEDFPFDSLTSQCLNNVQLS; the protein is encoded by the exons ATGATCCTCAATATTTGGTACCTCTTCGCCTTTGCGACTTGCACCAAGGCACTGATATCAAACC CACACACATCTTCAAATCAAACCGAAGACAATGCGCCATATTTTACAAAACGCAACTTACCTGTTCTAGTATCAGGAAGGCAAGGCCAATCTAGTATACTTAAATGTGGGGCTAAAGGTACCCCAAAACCCCAGATTTCATGGTACAAAGGCACCAACCTCATCACCCAAAGCAATAAAAAGTATCACCTCATTCACCAAAACCTTAAAATCCTAAACCTCCAATCTGAAGACAACGGTTTGTACAAATGTCTTGTTTGTAACGAAGTCAGCTGCATCCATCACAATTACAACCTCGTTGTTG AACCATTTTATGCAAAAAGTTTTGCTAACAATGATCTCGAAGAAAAAACCACTTCCGATTCCTTTCGGACCCAAAAAGTGAAGCTACACTTTCGTAGACCGAATAAAATGCCGAAAACATTATCAGTACGGATCAATAGAcgagtaattttaaattgtagaACGTTTGGAACTCCTAGTCCTACTATATCCTGGTACAAAAATGGCGAAGCATTGGCGAAAAGTCGgagaaaaattgttcaaagtCGGTGGTCAATGCTCGTAAAAAACTTCAATCGAGGAGATTCAGGAAATTATACTTGTGTGGCTTGCAATTCTATGGATTGTATCAATCACACGTTTACTTTATCGACGAAGG aaCTTTGTGGTTCCAATgctatttattcaaaaaaatccgcTGTAGTTTCGGGTTCTAATGTAACTCTAGCCTGCAGAGCGGGGGCGGCTTGGGTAAGGACGTACCCAAATGGCACAAATCAGGTCATCAAA aATAATACCAGGTGCCTCAATATTGACAATATATCTCAGGAAGACGAAGGGTGGTACAGGTGTCAAAGAGTTAGCTGGTATTTAACGGTTATAGATAGTGAAGAGGAGGAGAACACTGTGCCTGCATCCT CTCTTCGGAAAAAACGTGAAACGGAGAAGAAAGCCCCCTATTGGGTGAACCCGaaaaaaatgtccaaaatGCAGGTGAAACCAGCTGGTAACATGGTGAACCTCAAATGCAAAGCTGGGGGTAACCCAACTCCCAACATCACTTGGTACAAAGACGACAAGCCTCCAAACCGCCAGTTGGGCGATATTCGGTACCAACACTGGAGCTTGACTTTGGAGGACCTCGTCACTGGTGACACCGGTGACTACACTTGTGTAGTGTGCAACGAACTGGGTTGTATTAATTTTACGTACAGAGTTGACGTTATCG AACGCTATCACAACAAACCTGTTCTTACACATCCATTAGAAAACACGACTGCGGTTGTGGGCACAAGTATAAATCTCACATGTACCTTCCTTGCTGATCTAAACCCTTTTATTCAGTGGACTAGGGAATACCCAAATAAGAGTGCGGTTGTGGTGCTACAG AAAAGTGGCGACACTGACAGCCCTGAAGTgtacgaaataaaaaatgtaacttatCAAGACGAGGGCTGGTACGTATGCATTGCAGCTAATAGCTTAGGCCAAACGGCCTCAAAAGGATATCTAAAAGTTGTAGATA GCTTAGAAGTtgaaccaaaaaataattacattgtcTACACTGCTCTGATCATTTTCTTTACAATAATTGCCTTTGGAACCCTGGTCCTACTATTCTTTAGAAAGTTGAAGAT tgaaaagcagaaaaaaatgATTGATATCGAAACAGTTCGTGCAGCTGTTGTAACTCAATGGACTAAGAAagttattattgaaaaaatacaaaacaccAACGAGGATGTCTCCGAACCTTTGTTAATGCCGGTcgttaaaatagaaaaacaaaaaagtcaaaacaACAATTCCGGAGACGGAATGATCTCTGAGTATGAGCTACCAATGGACTCCGACTGGGAAATTCCAAGATCAATGCTTTGTCTCGGGAAAAGTTTAGGCGAGGGAGCTTTTGGTAAAGTAGTCAAAGCTGAAGCTGTAGGTTTGCTCAAACCTGGGGCATCAAGTATAGTCGCGGTAAAAATGTTGAAAG AGGGTCACACTGACAACGAAATGATGGACTTGGTGTCGGAAATGGAAATGATGAAAATGATAGGCAAACAcaacaatattattaatttgctGGGCTGTTGTACCCAGGGTGGGCCCTTATACGTTGTGGTAGAATACGCTCCTTATGGCAACTTGAGGGATTTTCTTCGCCAACACAGACCATCATCTGGTTACGAACCAGCGATCGGACTTGAagaaaaagagaagaaaacCTTGACTCAGAAAGATTTGGTGTCTTTTGCCTATCAGGTGGCACGAGGAATGGAATATTTGGCATCGCGACGA TGTATTCATCGAGATTTAGCTGCGCGGAACGTTTTAGTGAGCGATgactattttttgaaaattgctgACTTTGGCCTGGCCCGGGACATCCACTGTAACGATTATTACAGAAAAACAACCGATGGTCGACTTCCGGTTAAATGGATGGCGCCCGAGGCCCTTTTCCACAGGGTGTACACCACCCAGTCAGACGTTTGGTCGTACGGCATCCTGCTGTGGGAGATAATGACACTTGGAG GTACTCCATATCCGTCTGTCCCGAGTGTCGAAAAACTCTTCCAGCTGTTACGTAATGGGCACCGTATGGAAAAGCCGCCCTGTTGTTCGTTGGAAATTTACATGTTGATGCGCGAATGTTGGAGCTACAAACCGAACGAAAGGCCCACTTTTTCGCAACTGGTGGAGGACCTTGACAGAATTTTGACAATCACAGCGAATGAAGAGTACCTAGATTTGGGGCTCCCCCAATTGGACACTCCTCCATCGAGCCAGGAATCGAGCGGCGACGAGGAGGATTTCCCTTTCGATAGTCTAACTAGTCAGTGTCTCAATAACGTGCAGCTTTCGTGA